A window of the Desulfobacula toluolica Tol2 genome harbors these coding sequences:
- a CDS encoding CDP-alcohol phosphatidyltransferase family protein: protein MERFLVIVFSAAFGTAFFLWFSQAVKKQSMQEYILAHQWLLHPNSICYWRTAMAVIGFALYFFTSYQSVAIFIFTFAAILDGADGVVARGCNLGSSWGEWLDPMCDKLTYLPPLIGFAYAGIISIELVWILVAIEFVGQFLARRILTWIKFSGAANNFGKIKAIICFGLVILCALMDKNPDIINIGDGVLMACLILSSASVVFKFIPNWLYADLLSSLNFCCGVTSLILTHHHYFAWAICIIIVGQLFDLFDGRMALKHGGTKYGPLMDDIADFVSFGLAPAFVVVKTGGSLAWFVGGFFVVGVAFRLIRFVRTDKNRSDLPEGIFNGLPSPAGALIVLGASLVSTPGILWGITCVSIGLMVSHIRFAHFGRVILKKIPKPLFFMISATVIVTLSFILKTKNTQMFGYLILGSVVVYMVVGRRWVRA, encoded by the coding sequence ATGGAAAGATTTTTAGTTATTGTTTTTTCTGCAGCTTTTGGGACAGCGTTTTTCTTATGGTTTTCTCAGGCTGTTAAAAAACAATCCATGCAGGAATATATACTGGCACACCAGTGGCTGTTGCATCCAAACTCAATTTGCTACTGGCGGACTGCCATGGCTGTCATTGGATTTGCCCTCTACTTTTTCACCTCTTATCAATCTGTTGCCATCTTTATATTTACCTTTGCGGCAATCCTTGATGGTGCTGACGGTGTAGTGGCAAGGGGATGCAATCTTGGATCCAGCTGGGGGGAATGGCTGGATCCCATGTGTGACAAATTGACTTATTTGCCGCCATTGATTGGATTTGCCTATGCAGGAATCATATCAATAGAATTGGTATGGATACTTGTGGCCATTGAATTTGTGGGCCAGTTTCTTGCCAGGCGGATTTTGACTTGGATCAAATTCTCAGGGGCAGCCAATAATTTTGGTAAAATAAAAGCCATCATCTGTTTTGGTCTTGTTATTTTATGTGCATTGATGGATAAAAATCCTGATATCATAAACATTGGCGATGGGGTTCTCATGGCCTGTCTTATCCTTTCATCCGCTTCCGTGGTCTTTAAATTTATTCCCAACTGGCTCTATGCAGATCTTCTTTCTTCACTTAATTTCTGTTGTGGTGTCACCAGCCTTATCCTGACCCACCATCATTATTTTGCCTGGGCAATTTGTATCATCATTGTCGGACAATTGTTTGACTTGTTCGATGGGCGTATGGCTCTAAAACATGGTGGAACCAAATATGGCCCTTTAATGGATGACATTGCCGATTTTGTAAGTTTTGGGCTGGCCCCGGCCTTTGTGGTCGTAAAAACAGGCGGTTCATTAGCATGGTTTGTCGGTGGTTTTTTTGTTGTCGGGGTTGCATTTCGTCTCATACGGTTTGTTCGGACGGATAAAAACCGGAGCGATCTGCCCGAGGGTATATTCAACGGACTTCCCAGTCCTGCGGGAGCATTGATTGTTCTTGGCGCTTCTCTTGTGTCAACTCCGGGCATATTGTGGGGCATTACCTGTGTCTCTATCGGCTTGATGGTGAGTCATATTCGTTTTGCCCATTTTGGCCGGGTTATCCTTAAGAAGATTCCTAAACCCTTGTTTTTTATGATCAGTGCAACAGTTATTGTTACGCTTTCTTTTATTTTAAAAACAAAAAATACCCAGATGTTCGGATATCTGATCCTGGGTTCTGTTGTTGTCTATATGGTTGTGGGCAGGAGGTGGGTACGCGCTTGA
- a CDS encoding VF530 family protein: protein MREQQANNPLHGVVLKQIVNSLVEHYGWDELGKRINIRCFISNPSLKSSLKFLRKTPWARKKVEDLYINTQQSVWKCSHVFSQKYHAPTTDKQKS, encoded by the coding sequence ATGAGAGAACAACAAGCCAACAACCCATTACACGGCGTGGTTCTTAAGCAGATCGTAAACAGTCTGGTTGAACATTATGGGTGGGACGAGTTGGGCAAACGCATAAATATCCGATGTTTTATCAGCAACCCCTCATTAAAATCCAGTCTCAAGTTCCTGCGAAAAACGCCTTGGGCAAGAAAGAAAGTAGAAGACTTATATATCAACACACAACAGAGTGTTTGGAAATGCTCACACGTTTTTTCACAAAAGTACCATGCACCGACAACAGACAAACAAAAATCATAA
- a CDS encoding cache domain-containing protein, with amino-acid sequence MKQKTIFTRFIQLWGIVFLIGTGAGIIAIDVIGSYRVGCFRADQMRTNYIARQKQIIKQEVLRVVDMINYEKEQSTALTRTKIKTRVYEACSIAENIYQQNKSTKTAPEIQQMIIDALRPIRFEHGIGYYFVHHLDGMVILSGDKPGFEGLNLWDMTDTRGQYGCKDMTEIINKSGEGFYAYHWTKPNAAGNDFEKITFVKKIEPYDWYVGAGLYVDDVKEQIKETLLSAISRIRFGEQGYIFINRMNGDVLVSKGHLFSGTKKLWEVFNKNPEKMKSLFDKEYNIALKPGGDYIYYSFVKLNTLDKESPKVSFIYGIPDLQWFVGAGVYLDDVEKDIALMQDELSSHIKEDTLCFVLISIGIIILFLFWFSRFNRRLKGDFNLFSSFFHRAAFSYELINRDLVQFDELDRMAEDANKMLWERKRTEEELRCLRNYLSNIIDSMPSVIVGLDLDGKVTQWNNAAQRITGISSDAALGLSLEQAFPRLVSEMERVREAIRTREVQIDSRQVRKENGETRYEDVSVYPLVANGVEGTVIRVDDVTEQVRIEEMIVQSEKMLSVGGLAAGMAHEINNPLSGMMQTAEVLSNRLTRSDLPANVKAAEETGITMEEIQTFMEKRKIIDMLGNIRESGSRAAEIVSNMLFFARKSDSSWPSYNLADLLDQIVELAGTDYDLKKKYDFRRIKIVREYENDLPLVSCESGKIQQVLFNILRNGAEAMQEYSNGSQQKTPCFVLRLVHELEAGMVRIEIEDNGPGMDQKTRKRVFEPFFTTKPTGSGTGIGLSISYFIITENHNGKMSVESIPGEGTKFIISLPVKRRRL; translated from the coding sequence ATGAAACAAAAAACTATTTTTACCAGATTCATTCAGTTGTGGGGAATTGTTTTTCTGATAGGCACTGGTGCAGGTATTATTGCCATTGATGTTATCGGCTCGTATCGTGTTGGCTGTTTTCGCGCTGATCAAATGCGCACAAATTACATTGCCCGTCAGAAACAGATCATCAAGCAGGAGGTTCTGCGTGTTGTGGATATGATTAATTATGAAAAAGAACAAAGCACAGCGCTGACAAGAACAAAGATCAAGACAAGGGTTTATGAGGCATGTTCCATCGCTGAAAATATTTATCAACAGAATAAATCCACCAAAACCGCACCTGAAATTCAGCAGATGATTATAGACGCTTTAAGACCCATCCGGTTTGAACACGGAATCGGTTATTATTTTGTTCATCATCTGGATGGTATGGTTATACTGTCTGGTGATAAACCAGGGTTTGAGGGATTGAATCTTTGGGATATGACGGATACGCGCGGTCAATATGGCTGCAAAGACATGACCGAAATTATAAATAAATCAGGTGAAGGATTTTATGCATATCACTGGACAAAACCCAATGCAGCCGGGAATGATTTTGAGAAAATCACTTTCGTCAAAAAAATCGAGCCATATGACTGGTATGTCGGTGCCGGTCTTTATGTTGATGACGTTAAGGAGCAAATAAAAGAAACGCTGCTCTCGGCTATCAGCAGAATAAGGTTTGGCGAACAAGGATATATATTTATTAACAGAATGAATGGGGATGTCTTGGTTTCAAAAGGTCATCTGTTTTCCGGAACGAAAAAATTATGGGAGGTTTTCAATAAAAATCCGGAAAAGATGAAAAGCCTTTTCGATAAGGAGTACAACATTGCTTTAAAACCTGGAGGGGACTATATCTACTATTCGTTTGTCAAATTGAATACACTTGATAAGGAATCGCCTAAAGTCTCTTTTATTTATGGAATTCCTGATTTGCAATGGTTTGTCGGCGCTGGCGTGTACCTTGATGATGTGGAAAAGGATATTGCCTTGATGCAAGATGAATTAAGCAGCCATATTAAGGAGGATACTCTCTGCTTTGTCTTGATTTCCATTGGTATAATAATTTTGTTTCTATTCTGGTTCAGCCGATTTAACCGCAGGCTTAAGGGTGATTTCAATTTGTTCAGCTCGTTTTTTCACAGGGCAGCTTTTTCTTATGAATTAATTAACAGAGATCTTGTTCAATTCGATGAGCTTGACCGGATGGCCGAAGATGCCAACAAGATGCTTTGGGAGCGTAAACGGACTGAGGAGGAACTCAGATGCCTGCGCAATTATCTTTCTAATATAATCGACTCCATGCCTTCTGTGATAGTCGGTTTAGATCTTGACGGCAAGGTGACCCAATGGAACAATGCGGCACAGCGTATAACCGGCATTTCTTCTGATGCGGCACTGGGCCTTTCTTTGGAACAAGCCTTTCCGCGTCTGGTTTCGGAGATGGAGCGGGTTCGTGAGGCAATTAGGACACGGGAAGTACAAATTGATTCCAGACAGGTCAGGAAGGAGAACGGCGAAACGCGCTATGAGGATGTGTCGGTTTATCCGCTTGTTGCAAATGGTGTGGAGGGAACTGTGATCCGCGTGGACGACGTAACCGAGCAAGTGCGCATTGAAGAGATGATTGTGCAGTCGGAAAAGATGCTTTCTGTGGGCGGGCTGGCTGCTGGCATGGCTCACGAGATCAACAATCCACTTTCCGGCATGATGCAGACAGCTGAAGTCTTAAGCAACCGTTTGACCAGGAGCGACCTTCCTGCAAATGTCAAGGCAGCTGAGGAAACAGGTATAACCATGGAAGAGATTCAGACATTCATGGAAAAACGCAAGATCATCGATATGTTGGGCAATATTCGTGAATCGGGCAGCCGTGCTGCGGAGATCGTTTCAAACATGCTTTTTTTTGCTCGAAAGAGCGATTCATCATGGCCTTCTTACAATTTGGCAGACCTGCTGGACCAGATAGTGGAGTTGGCCGGGACCGACTATGATCTGAAAAAGAAGTATGATTTTCGACGGATCAAGATTGTGCGCGAATATGAAAATGATCTGCCACTTGTTTCTTGCGAATCAGGCAAAATCCAGCAGGTTTTGTTCAATATCCTGCGCAACGGCGCAGAGGCCATGCAGGAATATTCAAATGGCAGTCAGCAAAAAACACCTTGCTTTGTGCTGCGGCTGGTTCATGAACTTGAGGCTGGAATGGTGAGAATAGAGATAGAGGACAACGGCCCCGGTATGGATCAAAAGACCCGAAAACGTGTGTTTGAGCCCTTTTTTACTACAAAGCCCACCGGCAGTGGCACGGGTATCGGTTTGAGTATTTCTTATTTCATCATAACTGAGAACCATAACGGCAAAATGAGCGTTGAATCCATACCAGGCGAGGGTACGAAATTCATCATCAGCCTGCCGGTGAAGAGGCGGCGGTTATGA
- the arsB gene encoding ACR3 family arsenite efflux transporter, which produces MGKENIAENDRKMTSMFERYLTVWVALCIVGGILLGKFAPGLAKTLDGMSINVKGAPVVSIPIAVCLFFMMYPIMVKIDFASVIKAGKSGKPVFLTLFINWCIKPFTMYAISIFFLGFLFKSFIGSDAVDLVRLPFGLDLPVGAHHGAGVVVLQEGIKMLQIPLWRSYFAGCILLGIAPCTAMVLVWGYLSRGNDGLTLVMVAINSLAMLVLYGVLGGFLLGVGKLPIPWQALLLSVGIYVALPLVAGFFSRKWIIGAKGETWFKERFLQVLTPVTIIALLLTLLLLFSFKGEVITSNPLTIIWIAIPLFIQTIFIFALGYGAAKLLKLKYEDAAPAAMIGASNHFEVAIATSVMLFGLSSGAALATVVGVLIEVPVMLMLVGFCKRTVFWFDN; this is translated from the coding sequence ATGGGCAAAGAAAATATTGCAGAGAATGATCGCAAAATGACCAGTATGTTTGAACGGTATCTGACAGTCTGGGTCGCCTTGTGTATAGTTGGCGGCATATTGTTGGGCAAGTTTGCTCCTGGTTTGGCCAAAACACTGGATGGAATGTCGATTAATGTTAAGGGCGCTCCGGTTGTTTCCATACCCATAGCGGTGTGCCTTTTTTTTATGATGTATCCAATAATGGTAAAAATTGATTTTGCCTCGGTCATCAAGGCGGGTAAAAGCGGGAAACCTGTCTTTTTAACACTTTTTATCAACTGGTGCATCAAACCGTTTACAATGTATGCCATTTCAATATTTTTTCTCGGATTTTTATTCAAATCATTTATAGGATCGGATGCGGTTGATCTGGTCAGATTGCCTTTCGGCCTTGATCTTCCTGTTGGCGCCCATCATGGTGCCGGGGTAGTTGTTTTGCAGGAAGGCATAAAAATGCTGCAGATTCCATTATGGCGAAGTTACTTTGCCGGATGTATTCTCTTGGGAATCGCACCGTGTACTGCCATGGTTCTGGTCTGGGGATACCTTTCTCGCGGGAATGACGGCCTGACTCTGGTCATGGTTGCCATCAACTCTCTTGCCATGCTGGTCTTATACGGTGTTTTAGGCGGTTTTCTGCTTGGCGTAGGGAAGCTTCCGATTCCATGGCAGGCATTGCTTTTATCTGTGGGCATTTATGTTGCTCTTCCCCTTGTTGCAGGTTTTTTTTCCAGGAAATGGATTATTGGTGCCAAAGGTGAAACATGGTTTAAAGAAAGATTTTTACAGGTATTAACTCCCGTCACCATAATCGCCTTGCTTTTAACTCTGTTATTATTGTTCAGCTTTAAAGGGGAGGTTATTACATCCAATCCTTTAACAATCATTTGGATCGCCATTCCTCTTTTTATCCAGACCATTTTCATTTTTGCCCTTGGTTATGGTGCTGCCAAACTATTAAAGTTAAAATATGAAGATGCTGCTCCTGCTGCTATGATCGGAGCATCCAACCATTTTGAAGTGGCCATTGCCACTTCTGTTATGCTGTTCGGTCTTTCATCCGGTGCGGCACTTGCAACAGTCGTGGGGGTTTTGATCGAAGTTCCGGTCATGTTGATGCTGGTGGGTTTTTGCAAACGCACTGTCTTCTGGTTTGACAATTAA
- a CDS encoding (Fe-S)-binding protein, with product MQDQLDKCTECGACDEVCPVYKITGEPVFSAMSRLKTAEMIFYNKEIDDARKESIYNCPKCMQCESVCPEEIKITRLVHEARANLANKGIGPLEKHGIIIKGIQKKDNSVGGDPGKRLDWLDEEFIQKKSDTLLYLGCIPAYLVKDAAHATYHVLKKLDFNFMMLEEEGCCYTYLYESGRTDLAKQYFEKNVEKFSKLGIKHIVVPCNGCLKCFKYFYPDLLGKMDFKVSHAVEIIYELLKQRPELLNKVEQTITYQDPCRLARGEKITEEPRELLKMCGSTLEEAEKNREDAICCGAGAGIRSVFPKLSIDIAESLLKSISTKAIATSCPFCTFNLSYTSEKRNLEKEIIYFTRIILDSLE from the coding sequence ATGCAAGATCAACTTGACAAGTGTACTGAATGTGGAGCCTGTGATGAAGTTTGTCCTGTTTACAAAATAACAGGGGAACCAGTATTCTCTGCCATGAGCAGGCTTAAAACAGCTGAAATGATTTTTTACAACAAAGAGATAGATGATGCCAGAAAAGAAAGTATTTACAATTGCCCTAAATGCATGCAGTGCGAATCAGTTTGCCCTGAAGAAATAAAAATTACCAGACTTGTTCATGAAGCAAGAGCAAATCTTGCAAACAAGGGTATCGGTCCTCTGGAAAAACATGGAATAATAATTAAAGGAATCCAGAAAAAAGACAATTCTGTTGGAGGTGATCCTGGCAAGAGACTTGATTGGCTTGATGAAGAATTTATCCAAAAAAAATCCGATACCCTTTTATATCTTGGATGCATTCCGGCATACCTTGTAAAGGATGCTGCACATGCAACCTATCATGTATTAAAAAAACTTGATTTTAATTTTATGATGCTGGAAGAAGAGGGCTGCTGTTATACCTATCTTTATGAATCAGGAAGAACTGATCTTGCAAAACAATATTTTGAAAAAAATGTGGAAAAATTTTCCAAACTTGGAATAAAACATATTGTTGTGCCATGCAACGGCTGTCTAAAATGCTTTAAATATTTTTATCCTGATCTGCTGGGTAAAATGGACTTTAAAGTTTCCCATGCAGTTGAAATTATTTATGAGCTTTTGAAACAACGGCCTGAACTTTTAAATAAAGTTGAACAAACAATCACTTACCAGGACCCATGCCGTCTTGCAAGGGGTGAAAAAATAACAGAAGAACCCAGAGAACTTTTAAAAATGTGCGGTTCAACATTAGAAGAGGCAGAGAAAAACAGAGAAGATGCAATCTGCTGTGGAGCAGGAGCAGGTATACGGTCGGTATTTCCAAAACTCTCAATTGACATTGCGGAATCTCTTTTAAAATCAATCAGCACAAAAGCCATTGCAACCTCATGCCCGTTTTGTACTTTTAATTTGAGTTATACTTCAGAAAAAAGAAATCTTGAAAAAGAAATCATATATTTTACTCGTATAATTCTTGATTCTCTGGAGTAA
- the trmB gene encoding tRNA (guanosine(46)-N7)-methyltransferase TrmB: MLTRFFTKVPCTDNRQTKIIIMAKNKLHRYERVKHLPNVTFSVFGDSRLPCTYPWYDERYKGMERILELGCGKGEHSLAFAAANPFKLCVGIDSKSHRICVGAEKAVAECLENVLFLRVRIERIKEFFAENSIHEIWLTFPDPHLKNRAIKSRLSAPLFLDLYAHLLVPGGIVHLKTDSDVFYDYTGKSVEQFGGRVVAASDNIHATDCNLPGARDIVSAFENTALSKGLNIKYMAFTLN, translated from the coding sequence ATGCTCACACGTTTTTTCACAAAAGTACCATGCACCGACAACAGACAAACAAAAATCATAATCATGGCAAAAAACAAACTTCACAGATACGAACGAGTCAAACATCTGCCCAACGTTACTTTTTCCGTATTCGGCGATTCAAGATTGCCTTGCACATACCCTTGGTATGATGAGCGTTACAAAGGTATGGAAAGGATTCTCGAACTGGGTTGCGGCAAAGGAGAGCATAGTCTTGCATTCGCCGCTGCCAATCCTTTCAAACTTTGTGTGGGAATCGACAGTAAGAGTCATCGCATATGTGTCGGCGCAGAAAAAGCAGTTGCAGAGTGCCTTGAAAATGTCCTCTTCCTTCGTGTTCGTATTGAGCGTATCAAGGAATTCTTTGCTGAAAACTCGATACACGAAATATGGCTCACCTTTCCTGACCCGCACCTGAAGAATCGGGCAATCAAATCCAGGTTGTCCGCCCCTCTGTTTTTAGACCTGTATGCACATTTGCTCGTGCCCGGAGGTATCGTGCATTTAAAGACTGACAGTGACGTGTTCTACGACTACACCGGAAAATCTGTTGAACAATTTGGCGGGCGGGTGGTTGCAGCGTCAGATAATATTCATGCAACAGATTGCAACCTGCCTGGTGCCCGTGACATCGTTTCCGCTTTCGAAAATACTGCCCTGTCAAAGGGATTGAACATCAAATACATGGCATTCACACTAAACTGA
- a CDS encoding ABC transporter permease translates to MLWIRMGVRELIKNRGFALFFILNLSLGLAGFIAIHSFGRSLDRHMDENLKEILTADLVISSNRALIPEDLALVDKVFENNKTLARLVSFYTMVKAGPNARLVKVMAIDTAYPLYGDFSLEKQTLKASIQNSPGVFMTRDTAYALGIRDKTDENTPFKLGDKMFMVHDYFVTDPDKSLTAVELAPKIYMGIEQLEGTGLIRFGSRIRYSRFYRFGRDADVPLLAQTLRQEFARAHPGQPMVNVHDSRDINQRLGRLTGYFTGYMGLVSVVTLFLAGIATAYLFRGYLNLKQREIAILMSIGARHREIYLYISFQLFVLGTLASVLAIFVSLFLVPAFPVIFQGLIPDKVRLATDFNTILLALGLGMTGSLIFCLPVFVRIFGVKPLMLLGGTHMTATKNSVNLLLRIASVLPGLAAFLLISVFAAGSVKNGSIFVVGFVLALAFLSALGRLLFSGCKHLSNTRYPMVKIAFRNLFRNKWASLSCFVTIAMGAFLISLIPQVQKGLQNEIVRPEGLKIPVFFLVDIQDEQKMPFMEFIRNQDAKLVNLSPMVRGRILTKNQESFYGETRPSGSGYRGRGRRLEFNFSYRPDLDVSETIVQGLPLSKIPWEFESQTPFEVSVENSFARRYDIEIGDLLGFEIQGIPLQGRVKNLRKVRWNSFLPNFFLLFQDGVLNAAPKTFLAAVSQVPPAKRQDLKNKIVDVFPNVSVIDVTQMATTLLDITDKLSLSIRFMAWLAIAAGLVSIFSIARHQARKNENQINLLKVLGSDFKAIQAITLLEFGFIGFTAALFAILLSYVFSWAVSWYFFDSLWKVNLILSFLILVLTTCICMGAGFAASRKVMNSKPVKLLTNAE, encoded by the coding sequence ATGCTCTGGATACGCATGGGGGTAAGGGAGCTGATAAAAAACAGGGGTTTTGCTCTTTTTTTTATATTAAATTTGTCTCTGGGGCTTGCAGGATTCATTGCCATTCATTCTTTTGGCAGATCCCTGGACCGACATATGGATGAAAATTTAAAGGAGATCTTAACGGCAGATCTGGTGATCTCCTCCAACCGGGCCTTGATCCCGGAGGATCTGGCGCTGGTGGACAAGGTGTTTGAAAATAACAAGACCCTGGCCAGGCTGGTCAGCTTTTATACCATGGTCAAGGCCGGACCCAACGCCCGTCTGGTAAAGGTCATGGCGATTGATACGGCCTATCCCCTGTATGGTGACTTTTCTTTGGAAAAACAAACCCTGAAAGCAAGTATCCAGAACTCCCCCGGAGTGTTCATGACCAGGGACACGGCCTATGCGCTTGGCATCCGGGATAAAACTGATGAAAATACCCCTTTTAAACTGGGCGATAAAATGTTTATGGTTCACGATTATTTTGTCACCGACCCGGACAAATCCTTGACCGCTGTTGAACTGGCACCCAAAATTTATATGGGGATTGAACAATTGGAAGGTACCGGGTTGATCCGATTCGGCAGCAGGATCAGGTATTCCCGGTTTTACAGGTTTGGCAGGGATGCGGATGTCCCTTTATTGGCCCAAACCCTTCGGCAGGAATTTGCCCGAGCCCATCCTGGTCAACCAATGGTGAATGTCCATGACAGCCGTGATATCAATCAAAGGCTTGGCCGGTTAACCGGATATTTTACCGGGTATATGGGGCTGGTCAGTGTGGTGACTCTTTTTCTGGCAGGCATTGCCACAGCTTATCTGTTCCGGGGGTATTTGAACCTGAAGCAGCGGGAGATCGCCATTTTGATGAGCATCGGTGCGAGACACCGGGAAATCTATCTGTATATCAGTTTTCAACTCTTTGTTCTGGGCACCCTGGCCTCTGTTCTGGCCATATTTGTCTCCCTGTTCCTGGTTCCTGCATTTCCCGTTATTTTCCAGGGGTTGATCCCGGATAAGGTGAGGCTTGCAACGGATTTTAACACCATTCTTCTGGCCCTGGGTCTGGGGATGACGGGCAGCCTGATTTTCTGTCTGCCGGTTTTTGTTCGCATCTTTGGTGTAAAACCACTGATGCTGCTTGGTGGAACCCATATGACAGCCACAAAAAATTCCGTTAATCTGCTGCTAAGGATAGCAAGTGTTTTACCCGGACTGGCAGCGTTTTTACTGATCTCTGTTTTTGCAGCCGGTTCCGTTAAAAACGGTAGCATTTTTGTGGTTGGGTTTGTCCTGGCCCTGGCATTTTTATCCGCCTTGGGAAGGCTTTTGTTTTCAGGCTGCAAACATCTTTCCAACACCCGTTATCCTATGGTAAAAATCGCCTTTCGGAACCTTTTTCGAAACAAGTGGGCCTCTTTGTCCTGTTTTGTCACCATTGCCATGGGCGCTTTTTTAATATCCCTTATCCCCCAGGTTCAAAAAGGACTGCAAAACGAAATTGTCAGGCCGGAAGGCTTGAAAATTCCGGTTTTTTTCCTGGTGGATATTCAGGATGAACAAAAAATGCCTTTTATGGAATTTATCAGGAACCAGGATGCCAAACTTGTCAATTTATCCCCCATGGTCCGTGGACGAATTCTGACAAAAAACCAGGAGTCCTTTTATGGTGAAACCAGGCCGTCGGGTTCCGGATACCGGGGGCGTGGCCGGAGACTGGAGTTTAATTTCTCCTATCGTCCGGATCTGGATGTGTCGGAAACCATTGTCCAGGGACTTCCTTTGTCAAAAATCCCCTGGGAGTTTGAATCGCAAACCCCGTTTGAAGTCTCTGTTGAAAACTCTTTTGCCCGGCGATATGATATTGAAATAGGGGATCTGCTGGGTTTTGAAATCCAGGGAATTCCCCTTCAAGGACGCGTTAAAAACTTAAGAAAGGTTCGATGGAACAGTTTTTTGCCCAATTTTTTCCTGCTCTTCCAGGACGGAGTTTTGAACGCTGCCCCCAAAACTTTTCTGGCAGCTGTCTCTCAAGTGCCGCCGGCAAAAAGACAAGACCTGAAAAATAAAATTGTCGATGTCTTCCCCAATGTTTCCGTCATTGATGTGACACAAATGGCCACGACCCTGCTGGATATAACGGACAAGCTCTCTTTGTCCATCCGGTTTATGGCCTGGCTGGCCATTGCTGCGGGCCTGGTTTCTATTTTTTCCATTGCCCGCCACCAGGCCCGGAAAAATGAAAATCAAATCAATCTGTTAAAAGTGCTGGGATCTGATTTTAAGGCCATCCAGGCCATCACCCTGCTGGAATTCGGTTTTATTGGATTTACCGCAGCCTTATTTGCCATCCTGTTGAGTTATGTTTTTTCATGGGCTGTTTCCTGGTATTTTTTTGACAGTCTCTGGAAGGTCAACCTGATCCTTTCCTTTTTGATTTTGGTGTTGACCACCTGCATCTGCATGGGTGCGGGCTTTGCAGCCTCCCGCAAGGTCATGAACTCAAAGCCGGTCAAGCTTTTGACAAATGCCGAGTAA
- a CDS encoding ABC transporter ATP-binding protein has translation MILELENICKSFHQPRSGAIEVLKKVSFTLGTGETNAVTGESGSGKTTLLSLIAGLDSPDHGRILLEGEDLCVMKEDRLSRYRAMKIGIIFQQFHLMPHLSARENISLPLEILKQQQITERVDVMLEKVGLQDRQHHLPGQLSGGECQRVAIARALIIKPALLLADEPTGNLDIKTGDKIAGLLFDLVEKENKTMIMVTHNSDLAGQCQKIRKLEQGRLA, from the coding sequence ATGATTCTGGAACTTGAAAATATCTGTAAATCCTTTCACCAGCCCAGATCCGGTGCGATTGAGGTGTTAAAAAAGGTCAGTTTCACCCTCGGCACCGGGGAAACCAACGCTGTAACCGGAGAGTCCGGCAGCGGGAAAACCACGCTGCTCTCACTGATCGCAGGACTGGACAGCCCGGATCACGGCCGGATTCTTTTGGAAGGCGAGGATCTGTGCGTAATGAAGGAGGATAGGCTTTCCCGTTACCGGGCCATGAAGATAGGGATCATTTTTCAGCAGTTTCATTTAATGCCCCATCTGTCTGCCCGTGAAAATATCAGCCTGCCGTTGGAGATTCTCAAACAGCAGCAGATTACGGAGCGGGTAGATGTTATGCTGGAAAAGGTAGGCTTGCAGGATCGTCAACATCATCTGCCCGGACAGCTCAGCGGCGGAGAGTGCCAGAGGGTTGCCATTGCAAGGGCTTTGATTATCAAACCCGCCCTGCTGCTGGCAGACGAACCCACCGGCAACCTGGATATCAAGACCGGGGATAAAATTGCCGGTCTCCTGTTTGACCTGGTGGAAAAAGAAAATAAAACCATGATCATGGTGACCCACAATTCAGATCTGGCCGGCCAATGCCAAAAAATCAGGAAGCTTGAGCAGGGGAGGCTGGCCTGA